One window of Phycodurus eques isolate BA_2022a chromosome 8, UOR_Pequ_1.1, whole genome shotgun sequence genomic DNA carries:
- the ncln gene encoding BOS complex subunit ncln isoform X3, whose product MFEEASEVFDNMFKSSFPLTFIVFIPAVLILVSPLPAEAAHEFTVYRMQQYDLQGQPYGTRNAILNTEARTVEAEVLSRRCVIMRLADFSYDKYQKALRQSAGAVVIILPQNMSTMPQDIVQQFMELEPEMLSTETIVPVYFAMEDDELLSIYTQTLTSSSSQGALSAAEVLLHTATANGFQMVTSGAQSKAMSDWAITSLEGRLTGVGGEDPPTIVVVAHYDSFGVAPWLSYGADSNASGVSMLLELARLFSKLYTYKRTHAGYNLLFFVSGGGKFNYQGTKRWLEDNLDHTDSSLLQDNVAFVLCLDTLGNGDVLHLHVSKPPKEGTPQYALLKELETVAASQYPGMKFSMVHKKINLADDMLAWEHERFGIRRLPAFTLSHLPSHRLAQRSSIMDVRPHVDIEKLSRNTKVVAEALARVVYNLTEKEAPSDLHIFTEQMQVQEEHLSATVDWLTAQPRAAQLVDKDSSVVSTLEYQLGRYLKDVKKHYVKADKRDPEFVFYDQLKQTMNAYRVKPAIFDLLLAICIAAYLGAMYLAIQNFGVLYSVARRVTQSKVKAH is encoded by the exons ATGTTCGAGGAGGCGAGCGAAGTGTTCGATAATATGTTCAAATCTTCCTTTCCCCTCACCTTCATCGTCTTCATCCCGGCGGTGCTCATCCTGGTGTCACCGCTCCCGGCCGAAGCAGCACATGAGTTCACTGTGTATCGCATGCAGCAGTACGACCTGCAGGGACAGCCCTACG GTACCAGAAATGCCATCCTGAACACCGAAGCTCGTACTGTGGAGGCGGAGGTGCTAAGTCGCCGCTGTGTCATCATGCGGCTGGCGGACTTCTCCTATGACAAGTATCAGAAAGCCTTGCGCCAATCGGCGGGGGCTGTGGTCATCATCCTCCCCCAAAACATGTCCACTATGCCCCAGGACATAGTGCAG caattCATGGAGCTGGAGCCGGAGATGTTGTCCACAGAGACCATCGTCCCGGTCTACTTTGCCATGGAGGATGACGAACTGCTGTCCATTTACACCCAAACcctcacttcctcctcctcccaggGAGCCTTATCGGCAGCTGAAG TATTGCTGCATACCGCCACTGCCAATGGCTTCCAAATGGTCACTAGTGGTGCTCAGAGCAAAGCAATGAGTGACTGGGCCATCACCAGTCTGGAG GGCCGCCTGACTGGTGTCGGTGGAGAGGACCCACCCACAATCGTGGTGGTGGCTCATTACGACTCCTTTGGAGTTGCTCCG TGGCTGTCGTATGGCGCCGATTCAAATGCAAGCGGAGTGTCTATGTTACTGGAGCTGGCCCGTCTCTTCTCGAAACTCTACACCTACAAGAGGACACATGCTGG ATACAACCTGCTGTTCTTTGTATCTGGTGGAGGAAAGTTCAACTACCAAGGCACCAAACGCTGGCTCGAAGACAATCTGGACCACACAG ATTCCAGTCTTCTACAGGACAACGTGGCCTTCGTGTTGTGTCTTGACACTTTGGGAAATGGAGATGTTCTTCACCTACATGTGTCCAAACCTCCCAAAGAGGGAACGCCTCAGTATGCTTTGCTCAAGGAGCTGGAGACT GTGgcggccagccagtacccaggGATGAAGTTCTCCATGGTCCACAAGAAAATCAACCTGGCCGACGACATGCTGGCGTGGGAGCACGAGCGCTTCGGGATCCGCCGCCTGCCGGCCTTCACGCTCTCGCACCTGCCCTCGCACCGCCTGGCCCAGCGCTCCAGCATCATGGACGTGCG GCCACATGTAGACATTGAGAAGCTGAGCAGGAACACAAAGGTTGTAGCAGAGGCTCTGGCCCGCGTCGTGTACAACCTCACAGAAAAG GAAGCCCCCAGCGACCTGCACATCTTCACTGAACAAATG CAGGTACAAGAGGAGCACCTGTCCGCCACGGTGGACTGGCTCACAGCACAGCCGCGGGCCGCCCAGCTGGTGGACAAGGACAGCAGTGTGGTGTCCACCCTGGAGTACCAGCTGGGACGCTACCTCAAGGATGTGAAGAAACACTACGTCAAAGCAGACAAGAG agATCCAGAGTTTGTGTTCTACGATCAGCTGAAGCAGACCATGAATGCTTACAG AGTCAAGCCCGCCATCTTTGACCTGCTGCTGGCCATCTGCATCGCTGCCTACCTGGGCGCCATGTATCTGGCCATCCAG AACTTTGGAGTATTATACAGCGTGGCGCGGAGAGTAACCCAGTCCAAAGTGAAGGCCCACTAA
- the ncln gene encoding BOS complex subunit ncln isoform X4 produces the protein MFEEASEVFDNMFKSSFPLTFIVFIPAVLILVSPLPAEAAHEFTVYRMQQYDLQGQPYGTRNAILNTEARTVEAEVLSRRCVIMRLADFSYDKYQKALRQSAGAVVIILPQNMSTMPQDIVQQFMELEPEMLSTETIVPVYFAMEDDELLSIYTQTLTSSSSQGALSAAEVLLHTATANGFQMVTSGAQSKAMSDWAITSLEGRLTGVGGEDPPTIVVVAHYDSFGVAPWLSYGADSNASGVSMLLELARLFSKLYTYKRTHAGYNLLFFVSGGGKFNYQGTKRWLEDNLDHTDSSLLQDNVAFVLCLDTLGNGDVLHLHVSKPPKEGTPQYALLKELETVAASQYPGMKFSMVHKKINLADDMLAWEHERFGIRRLPAFTLSHLPSHRLAQRSSIMDVRPHVDIEKLSRNTKVVAEALARVVYNLTEKEAPSDLHIFTEQMVQEEHLSATVDWLTAQPRAAQLVDKDSSVVSTLEYQLGRYLKDVKKHYVKADKRDPEFVFYDQLKQTMNAYRVKPAIFDLLLAICIAAYLGAMYLAIQNFGVLYSVARRVTQSKVKAH, from the exons ATGTTCGAGGAGGCGAGCGAAGTGTTCGATAATATGTTCAAATCTTCCTTTCCCCTCACCTTCATCGTCTTCATCCCGGCGGTGCTCATCCTGGTGTCACCGCTCCCGGCCGAAGCAGCACATGAGTTCACTGTGTATCGCATGCAGCAGTACGACCTGCAGGGACAGCCCTACG GTACCAGAAATGCCATCCTGAACACCGAAGCTCGTACTGTGGAGGCGGAGGTGCTAAGTCGCCGCTGTGTCATCATGCGGCTGGCGGACTTCTCCTATGACAAGTATCAGAAAGCCTTGCGCCAATCGGCGGGGGCTGTGGTCATCATCCTCCCCCAAAACATGTCCACTATGCCCCAGGACATAGTGCAG caattCATGGAGCTGGAGCCGGAGATGTTGTCCACAGAGACCATCGTCCCGGTCTACTTTGCCATGGAGGATGACGAACTGCTGTCCATTTACACCCAAACcctcacttcctcctcctcccaggGAGCCTTATCGGCAGCTGAAG TATTGCTGCATACCGCCACTGCCAATGGCTTCCAAATGGTCACTAGTGGTGCTCAGAGCAAAGCAATGAGTGACTGGGCCATCACCAGTCTGGAG GGCCGCCTGACTGGTGTCGGTGGAGAGGACCCACCCACAATCGTGGTGGTGGCTCATTACGACTCCTTTGGAGTTGCTCCG TGGCTGTCGTATGGCGCCGATTCAAATGCAAGCGGAGTGTCTATGTTACTGGAGCTGGCCCGTCTCTTCTCGAAACTCTACACCTACAAGAGGACACATGCTGG ATACAACCTGCTGTTCTTTGTATCTGGTGGAGGAAAGTTCAACTACCAAGGCACCAAACGCTGGCTCGAAGACAATCTGGACCACACAG ATTCCAGTCTTCTACAGGACAACGTGGCCTTCGTGTTGTGTCTTGACACTTTGGGAAATGGAGATGTTCTTCACCTACATGTGTCCAAACCTCCCAAAGAGGGAACGCCTCAGTATGCTTTGCTCAAGGAGCTGGAGACT GTGgcggccagccagtacccaggGATGAAGTTCTCCATGGTCCACAAGAAAATCAACCTGGCCGACGACATGCTGGCGTGGGAGCACGAGCGCTTCGGGATCCGCCGCCTGCCGGCCTTCACGCTCTCGCACCTGCCCTCGCACCGCCTGGCCCAGCGCTCCAGCATCATGGACGTGCG GCCACATGTAGACATTGAGAAGCTGAGCAGGAACACAAAGGTTGTAGCAGAGGCTCTGGCCCGCGTCGTGTACAACCTCACAGAAAAG GAAGCCCCCAGCGACCTGCACATCTTCACTGAACAAATG GTACAAGAGGAGCACCTGTCCGCCACGGTGGACTGGCTCACAGCACAGCCGCGGGCCGCCCAGCTGGTGGACAAGGACAGCAGTGTGGTGTCCACCCTGGAGTACCAGCTGGGACGCTACCTCAAGGATGTGAAGAAACACTACGTCAAAGCAGACAAGAG agATCCAGAGTTTGTGTTCTACGATCAGCTGAAGCAGACCATGAATGCTTACAG AGTCAAGCCCGCCATCTTTGACCTGCTGCTGGCCATCTGCATCGCTGCCTACCTGGGCGCCATGTATCTGGCCATCCAG AACTTTGGAGTATTATACAGCGTGGCGCGGAGAGTAACCCAGTCCAAAGTGAAGGCCCACTAA
- the ncln gene encoding BOS complex subunit ncln isoform X2 — protein sequence MFEEASEVFDNMFKSSFPLTFIVFIPAVLILVSPLPAEAAHEFTVYRMQQYDLQGQPYGTRNAILNTEARTVEAEVLSRRCVIMRLADFSYDKYQKALRQSAGAVVIILPQNMSTMPQDIVQQFMELEPEMLSTETIVPVYFAMEDDELLSIYTQTLTSSSSQGALSAAEVLLHTATANGFQMVTSGAQSKAMSDWAITSLEGRLTGVGGEDPPTIVVVAHYDSFGVAPWLSYGADSNASGVSMLLELARLFSKLYTYKRTHAGYNLLFFVSGGGKFNYQGTKRWLEDNLDHTDSSLLQDNVAFVLCLDTLGNGDVLHLHVSKPPKEGTPQYALLKELETVAASQYPGMKFSMVHKKINLADDMLAWEHERFGIRRLPAFTLSHLPSHRLAQRSSIMDVRSVSPFPRYGAGEPPAGPHVDIEKLSRNTKVVAEALARVVYNLTEKEAPSDLHIFTEQMVQEEHLSATVDWLTAQPRAAQLVDKDSSVVSTLEYQLGRYLKDVKKHYVKADKRDPEFVFYDQLKQTMNAYRVKPAIFDLLLAICIAAYLGAMYLAIQNFGVLYSVARRVTQSKVKAH from the exons ATGTTCGAGGAGGCGAGCGAAGTGTTCGATAATATGTTCAAATCTTCCTTTCCCCTCACCTTCATCGTCTTCATCCCGGCGGTGCTCATCCTGGTGTCACCGCTCCCGGCCGAAGCAGCACATGAGTTCACTGTGTATCGCATGCAGCAGTACGACCTGCAGGGACAGCCCTACG GTACCAGAAATGCCATCCTGAACACCGAAGCTCGTACTGTGGAGGCGGAGGTGCTAAGTCGCCGCTGTGTCATCATGCGGCTGGCGGACTTCTCCTATGACAAGTATCAGAAAGCCTTGCGCCAATCGGCGGGGGCTGTGGTCATCATCCTCCCCCAAAACATGTCCACTATGCCCCAGGACATAGTGCAG caattCATGGAGCTGGAGCCGGAGATGTTGTCCACAGAGACCATCGTCCCGGTCTACTTTGCCATGGAGGATGACGAACTGCTGTCCATTTACACCCAAACcctcacttcctcctcctcccaggGAGCCTTATCGGCAGCTGAAG TATTGCTGCATACCGCCACTGCCAATGGCTTCCAAATGGTCACTAGTGGTGCTCAGAGCAAAGCAATGAGTGACTGGGCCATCACCAGTCTGGAG GGCCGCCTGACTGGTGTCGGTGGAGAGGACCCACCCACAATCGTGGTGGTGGCTCATTACGACTCCTTTGGAGTTGCTCCG TGGCTGTCGTATGGCGCCGATTCAAATGCAAGCGGAGTGTCTATGTTACTGGAGCTGGCCCGTCTCTTCTCGAAACTCTACACCTACAAGAGGACACATGCTGG ATACAACCTGCTGTTCTTTGTATCTGGTGGAGGAAAGTTCAACTACCAAGGCACCAAACGCTGGCTCGAAGACAATCTGGACCACACAG ATTCCAGTCTTCTACAGGACAACGTGGCCTTCGTGTTGTGTCTTGACACTTTGGGAAATGGAGATGTTCTTCACCTACATGTGTCCAAACCTCCCAAAGAGGGAACGCCTCAGTATGCTTTGCTCAAGGAGCTGGAGACT GTGgcggccagccagtacccaggGATGAAGTTCTCCATGGTCCACAAGAAAATCAACCTGGCCGACGACATGCTGGCGTGGGAGCACGAGCGCTTCGGGATCCGCCGCCTGCCGGCCTTCACGCTCTCGCACCTGCCCTCGCACCGCCTGGCCCAGCGCTCCAGCATCATGGACGTGCGGTCAGTGTCCCCCTTCCCTCGCTACGGAGCAGGAGAGCCCCCTGCTGG GCCACATGTAGACATTGAGAAGCTGAGCAGGAACACAAAGGTTGTAGCAGAGGCTCTGGCCCGCGTCGTGTACAACCTCACAGAAAAG GAAGCCCCCAGCGACCTGCACATCTTCACTGAACAAATG GTACAAGAGGAGCACCTGTCCGCCACGGTGGACTGGCTCACAGCACAGCCGCGGGCCGCCCAGCTGGTGGACAAGGACAGCAGTGTGGTGTCCACCCTGGAGTACCAGCTGGGACGCTACCTCAAGGATGTGAAGAAACACTACGTCAAAGCAGACAAGAG agATCCAGAGTTTGTGTTCTACGATCAGCTGAAGCAGACCATGAATGCTTACAG AGTCAAGCCCGCCATCTTTGACCTGCTGCTGGCCATCTGCATCGCTGCCTACCTGGGCGCCATGTATCTGGCCATCCAG AACTTTGGAGTATTATACAGCGTGGCGCGGAGAGTAACCCAGTCCAAAGTGAAGGCCCACTAA
- the ncln gene encoding BOS complex subunit ncln isoform X1, producing MFEEASEVFDNMFKSSFPLTFIVFIPAVLILVSPLPAEAAHEFTVYRMQQYDLQGQPYGTRNAILNTEARTVEAEVLSRRCVIMRLADFSYDKYQKALRQSAGAVVIILPQNMSTMPQDIVQQFMELEPEMLSTETIVPVYFAMEDDELLSIYTQTLTSSSSQGALSAAEVLLHTATANGFQMVTSGAQSKAMSDWAITSLEGRLTGVGGEDPPTIVVVAHYDSFGVAPWLSYGADSNASGVSMLLELARLFSKLYTYKRTHAGYNLLFFVSGGGKFNYQGTKRWLEDNLDHTDSSLLQDNVAFVLCLDTLGNGDVLHLHVSKPPKEGTPQYALLKELETVAASQYPGMKFSMVHKKINLADDMLAWEHERFGIRRLPAFTLSHLPSHRLAQRSSIMDVRSVSPFPRYGAGEPPAGPHVDIEKLSRNTKVVAEALARVVYNLTEKEAPSDLHIFTEQMQVQEEHLSATVDWLTAQPRAAQLVDKDSSVVSTLEYQLGRYLKDVKKHYVKADKRDPEFVFYDQLKQTMNAYRVKPAIFDLLLAICIAAYLGAMYLAIQNFGVLYSVARRVTQSKVKAH from the exons ATGTTCGAGGAGGCGAGCGAAGTGTTCGATAATATGTTCAAATCTTCCTTTCCCCTCACCTTCATCGTCTTCATCCCGGCGGTGCTCATCCTGGTGTCACCGCTCCCGGCCGAAGCAGCACATGAGTTCACTGTGTATCGCATGCAGCAGTACGACCTGCAGGGACAGCCCTACG GTACCAGAAATGCCATCCTGAACACCGAAGCTCGTACTGTGGAGGCGGAGGTGCTAAGTCGCCGCTGTGTCATCATGCGGCTGGCGGACTTCTCCTATGACAAGTATCAGAAAGCCTTGCGCCAATCGGCGGGGGCTGTGGTCATCATCCTCCCCCAAAACATGTCCACTATGCCCCAGGACATAGTGCAG caattCATGGAGCTGGAGCCGGAGATGTTGTCCACAGAGACCATCGTCCCGGTCTACTTTGCCATGGAGGATGACGAACTGCTGTCCATTTACACCCAAACcctcacttcctcctcctcccaggGAGCCTTATCGGCAGCTGAAG TATTGCTGCATACCGCCACTGCCAATGGCTTCCAAATGGTCACTAGTGGTGCTCAGAGCAAAGCAATGAGTGACTGGGCCATCACCAGTCTGGAG GGCCGCCTGACTGGTGTCGGTGGAGAGGACCCACCCACAATCGTGGTGGTGGCTCATTACGACTCCTTTGGAGTTGCTCCG TGGCTGTCGTATGGCGCCGATTCAAATGCAAGCGGAGTGTCTATGTTACTGGAGCTGGCCCGTCTCTTCTCGAAACTCTACACCTACAAGAGGACACATGCTGG ATACAACCTGCTGTTCTTTGTATCTGGTGGAGGAAAGTTCAACTACCAAGGCACCAAACGCTGGCTCGAAGACAATCTGGACCACACAG ATTCCAGTCTTCTACAGGACAACGTGGCCTTCGTGTTGTGTCTTGACACTTTGGGAAATGGAGATGTTCTTCACCTACATGTGTCCAAACCTCCCAAAGAGGGAACGCCTCAGTATGCTTTGCTCAAGGAGCTGGAGACT GTGgcggccagccagtacccaggGATGAAGTTCTCCATGGTCCACAAGAAAATCAACCTGGCCGACGACATGCTGGCGTGGGAGCACGAGCGCTTCGGGATCCGCCGCCTGCCGGCCTTCACGCTCTCGCACCTGCCCTCGCACCGCCTGGCCCAGCGCTCCAGCATCATGGACGTGCGGTCAGTGTCCCCCTTCCCTCGCTACGGAGCAGGAGAGCCCCCTGCTGG GCCACATGTAGACATTGAGAAGCTGAGCAGGAACACAAAGGTTGTAGCAGAGGCTCTGGCCCGCGTCGTGTACAACCTCACAGAAAAG GAAGCCCCCAGCGACCTGCACATCTTCACTGAACAAATG CAGGTACAAGAGGAGCACCTGTCCGCCACGGTGGACTGGCTCACAGCACAGCCGCGGGCCGCCCAGCTGGTGGACAAGGACAGCAGTGTGGTGTCCACCCTGGAGTACCAGCTGGGACGCTACCTCAAGGATGTGAAGAAACACTACGTCAAAGCAGACAAGAG agATCCAGAGTTTGTGTTCTACGATCAGCTGAAGCAGACCATGAATGCTTACAG AGTCAAGCCCGCCATCTTTGACCTGCTGCTGGCCATCTGCATCGCTGCCTACCTGGGCGCCATGTATCTGGCCATCCAG AACTTTGGAGTATTATACAGCGTGGCGCGGAGAGTAACCCAGTCCAAAGTGAAGGCCCACTAA